The genomic interval GGAAGACTCAGCCGGAACAAATACCTGGCCGGCACCCAGCTGCTCATTAGGCAGGACAGTACCGACCGTTTCAATGCCCTGAAGGGAGATATTCTGAACCAGATCAAAAGCAGCGAAAATGAAATGAACCTGAAAGATGTCAGGATCATGCAGCTGGAGAAAGAACTGGCCAGAAACCAATTTGACAGCCGCCAGATCCTCAAAGAAACCCGTGCGCTCTATCCTGCAGTCAATTCATTATCCATCAGCAGAAATACCCTTGTAAGCCCTAAAGACAGCATTACTTCGGTAACGGCTGTTATCTATGACGCATCAAAAGACCTTTCCAAAACAGACAGCGAAAAACTGCAGAAATGGCTCAATGAACGCTTATCGGTAAATGATGTGGAACTCTTCCGCAAACACTAAGCTCCCTAAAATCTCATTTTCTGTTTTCTGCTGTACAGCCGCAGAATGGAGAAGCCTGTGATGCCCGCCGCCGTGGAAGCTGCCAGTATGGCAAATTTGGCTTCGTTCTGCAGCACCGCATCGTTAAAAGACAGTAAAGCAATAAATATCGACATCGTAAAGCCTATTCCTCCCAGCAGTCCAAGTCCTAGCACATGCACCCAGGTGACAGATTCGGGCAGTGCGGCTATTTTCAGCTTTACCGACAGCCAGGACATGATAAAAATCCCGACAGGCTTGCCCAAAAAAAGACCCAGGACTATCCCAAGGCCCAGACTGCTGAAAAGCCCCTGCAACATAGCAGGTTCAAAGGTTATATTGGTATTGGCAAGCGCAAAGACAGGCATAATCAGAAAATTGACAGGACACGCAAGGAAATGCTCCAGTTTTTCAAGCGGCGACTCGGTATCGTCTTCATTGGTTGGTATGGTCATCGCCACCAATACTCCGGCTATGGTCGCATGGACCCCGGAATGATGTATAAAATACCAGATCAATATCCCCGGGAGCAGGTAAAACAGCAGGTTTTTAATACCTGAGCGGTTAAAAATGACCAATAAAACCAGCAATGCTCCCGCATAGCCCAGATACATAAAGTTCAGCTCCGAGGAATAGAATAAGGCTATCACTAAAATTGCAATCAAATCATCGACAATTGCAAGGGCGGCCAGAAAAATCTTCAGCCCAGAAGGCACTCTGCTGCCCAAAAGCGATAAAATTCCAAGTGCAAAGGCGATATCCGTAGCCATAGGAATGCCCCAGCCTTTAGCTGTTTGGGGATCCGAAGCATTAAAAAATGCGTAAATCAGGGCAGGGACCGCTACCCCTCCCGCCGCGGCAAGGACAGGCAGAACCGCATGTGAAAAGGTGGAAAGCTCCCCTTCTATTACCTCCCGTTTAATCTCCAGACCGACCATCAGGAAGAAAACCGCCATCAGCCCGTCATTGATCCAAAGCCCTACAGGATATTTTAAATGAATCCAGGCTGTATTGAATCCCAGTTCAAAGTTAAGGATCCCTTTAAAACC from Flavobacterium sp. YJ01 carries:
- the nhaA gene encoding Na+/H+ antiporter NhaA yields the protein MTKLINLKIFAHFFRSSSAGGIFLITSLLVSLAIANSGWSEGFKGILNFELGFNTAWIHLKYPVGLWINDGLMAVFFLMVGLEIKREVIEGELSTFSHAVLPVLAAAGGVAVPALIYAFFNASDPQTAKGWGIPMATDIAFALGILSLLGSRVPSGLKIFLAALAIVDDLIAILVIALFYSSELNFMYLGYAGALLVLLVIFNRSGIKNLLFYLLPGILIWYFIHHSGVHATIAGVLVAMTIPTNEDDTESPLEKLEHFLACPVNFLIMPVFALANTNITFEPAMLQGLFSSLGLGIVLGLFLGKPVGIFIMSWLSVKLKIAALPESVTWVHVLGLGLLGGIGFTMSIFIALLSFNDAVLQNEAKFAILAASTAAGITGFSILRLYSRKQKMRF